From a single Rhodococcus jostii RHA1 genomic region:
- a CDS encoding succinate dehydrogenase hydrophobic membrane anchor protein gives MTKRTATIDIPRISRGTRRGQYLAIRVTGVLLAVLALGHYGLTHIVNDVAETDSAFIAERWSSALWIAWDGLLLGTALLHAFAGMVTVIRDHRSGASARRRWIAGTAGLTVILLIIGVTVLTYSVIGKS, from the coding sequence ATGACCAAGCGCACCGCAACCATCGACATCCCCCGCATCAGCCGGGGCACCCGCCGCGGGCAGTACCTCGCAATCCGCGTCACCGGCGTGTTACTCGCCGTCCTCGCGCTCGGCCACTACGGGTTGACCCACATCGTCAACGACGTCGCGGAGACCGACTCCGCCTTCATCGCCGAGCGCTGGTCCTCCGCACTATGGATCGCTTGGGACGGACTGCTTCTCGGCACGGCACTGCTCCACGCGTTCGCAGGCATGGTCACCGTGATCAGGGACCACCGATCCGGTGCATCGGCTCGCCGGCGATGGATCGCCGGCACCGCCGGATTGACCGTCATCCTCCTCATCATCGGTGTCACCGTCCTTACTTACAGCGTGATCGGCAAGAGTTAG
- the sdhC gene encoding succinate dehydrogenase, cytochrome b556 subunit, with protein sequence MNVVIAATVVIMVREARRIDGGGYWNREIFKRLGRLPTERSEANRMAFYTHRITGIAIFAFLVLHIVDVSLFAVSSSLYDDVHELYGSPVMRVFECGLLFALLFHALNGLRLVAIDVWDVGAKVATRLLTGVVATTLVVALAGSIVILKPVIA encoded by the coding sequence GTGAACGTCGTCATCGCTGCCACTGTGGTCATCATGGTCCGTGAGGCGCGACGGATCGACGGCGGTGGCTACTGGAACAGAGAGATATTCAAGAGGCTCGGACGGTTGCCCACGGAGCGGAGTGAAGCGAACCGCATGGCCTTCTACACCCACAGAATCACGGGCATCGCCATCTTTGCGTTCCTGGTGCTACACATCGTCGACGTCTCCTTGTTCGCCGTGTCATCCAGCCTCTACGACGACGTGCACGAGCTGTACGGCAGCCCGGTGATGCGGGTCTTCGAGTGCGGTCTCCTGTTCGCGCTCCTCTTCCACGCGCTCAACGGCCTCAGGCTCGTCGCCATCGACGTCTGGGACGTAGGGGCCAAGGTCGCGACACGGTTGCTCACCGGCGTTGTCGCGACCACCCTCGTGGTCGCCCTGGCAGGCAGCATCGTGATCTTGAAGCCAGTGATCGCATGA
- a CDS encoding FAD-binding protein has protein sequence MRTPAYEEVFTDVAIIGSGGAGLMAVLHVHDADPDLDITVISKGAVGRSGCTRMVQGGYNAVLSPLDSIENHFVDTLDGGKYLNDQDLAWTLVNDAPKVIRELETRVGCFFDRAADGSIKQKAFAGQSFDRTVHRGDLTGIEIMARLRDQMFRVKPRELEDVRALDLLLAADGSAAGVTCLDVRRGRFIVVRARVVIVATGGAATMYRIAAPAREKTGDGVAMCMRAGLELRDMEMMQFHPTGLLAGQARMTGAVLEEGLRGAGAHLYNALGERYMSKYDPERMERSTRDVVSRSSYMEIMAGRGTATNGVLIDISHLGAAEVERRFPGMVARTRQIGSDLATGPVEVSPTAHFHMGGVVIDSDCRTSVPGLLVAGEDAGGVHGANRLGGNGVAESTVFGCRAGDTAAVVARERRHGDLDPAAVERSLMLAAAPLDRPGGILPFDLTRRLKDLMWERCGVVRDREGLEEAAKEIDALHEDVADVSVPGPVAFNPAWQEALDLRNQVVVARAIVQSALLREETRGAHARADFPERRDDEWLRYLVVRQGEDGDLTIQSRPVELSRRAPEQTSQPEAKIR, from the coding sequence ATGAGAACACCCGCGTACGAGGAGGTCTTCACCGACGTCGCCATCATCGGGAGCGGAGGTGCGGGGCTGATGGCCGTCCTGCATGTGCACGACGCCGACCCGGATCTCGACATCACCGTCATCAGCAAGGGTGCGGTCGGGAGGTCCGGGTGTACTCGCATGGTGCAGGGCGGCTACAACGCCGTACTGAGCCCGCTCGACTCCATCGAGAACCATTTTGTGGACACGCTCGACGGCGGCAAGTATCTCAACGACCAGGATCTCGCCTGGACCCTCGTCAACGACGCACCCAAGGTGATCCGAGAACTCGAGACCCGCGTCGGTTGCTTCTTCGACCGTGCTGCCGACGGCAGCATCAAGCAGAAGGCCTTCGCAGGTCAGTCATTCGACCGCACCGTTCACCGAGGCGACCTGACCGGCATCGAGATCATGGCCCGCCTGCGTGACCAGATGTTCCGCGTCAAGCCACGTGAACTCGAGGACGTGAGGGCACTGGACCTGCTCCTCGCCGCCGACGGCTCCGCCGCCGGCGTGACGTGCCTGGACGTGAGGCGGGGCCGGTTCATCGTCGTGCGCGCGCGGGTCGTCATCGTGGCAACGGGCGGCGCGGCCACCATGTACCGCATCGCCGCACCCGCTCGCGAGAAGACCGGCGACGGCGTGGCCATGTGCATGCGAGCGGGGCTTGAGCTACGCGACATGGAGATGATGCAGTTCCATCCCACGGGTCTGCTCGCCGGTCAGGCACGAATGACGGGTGCAGTACTGGAAGAGGGCCTGCGCGGCGCCGGTGCCCATTTGTACAACGCCTTGGGCGAGCGCTACATGTCCAAGTACGACCCCGAGCGCATGGAGCGGTCCACGCGCGACGTCGTCTCCCGCTCGAGCTACATGGAGATCATGGCGGGCCGCGGGACGGCCACCAACGGCGTGCTGATCGACATCTCGCACCTGGGTGCCGCCGAGGTGGAGAGACGGTTCCCCGGGATGGTGGCGAGAACGCGGCAGATCGGCAGCGACCTGGCGACTGGGCCAGTCGAGGTCTCCCCCACTGCCCATTTCCACATGGGGGGAGTCGTTATCGACAGCGACTGCCGTACCTCCGTCCCGGGCCTACTGGTCGCAGGAGAGGACGCCGGCGGAGTGCATGGAGCGAATCGTCTGGGCGGCAACGGAGTTGCCGAGTCCACGGTCTTCGGATGCCGTGCAGGTGACACCGCCGCCGTCGTGGCGCGCGAGCGCAGACACGGCGACCTCGATCCCGCAGCCGTGGAGAGGTCGCTCATGCTGGCCGCCGCGCCCCTCGACCGGCCGGGTGGGATACTTCCCTTCGACCTGACCCGCCGCTTGAAGGACCTCATGTGGGAGCGCTGCGGCGTGGTCCGCGACAGGGAAGGACTTGAGGAAGCCGCCAAGGAGATCGACGCGCTGCACGAGGATGTGGCCGACGTCAGCGTTCCGGGGCCCGTGGCGTTCAACCCAGCATGGCAGGAGGCGCTCGACCTCCGGAACCAAGTCGTCGTCGCCCGTGCCATCGTCCAGAGCGCTCTACTGCGTGAGGAGACACGCGGCGCACACGCCCGAGCCGACTTTCCCGAGCGCCGCGACGACGAGTGGCTCAGGTACCTCGTTGTCCGCCAGGGCGAGGACGGCGACCTCACGATCCAGTCACGTCCGGTGGAACTCTCGCGCCGAGCCCCAGAACAAACATCACAGCCGGAGGCGAAGATCCGGTGA
- a CDS encoding succinate dehydrogenase/fumarate reductase iron-sulfur subunit: protein MSAGRSLVPLFVKLQRTEKDALTSFQVDRFPAMTVLDVLLTIQRELDASIGFRFSCRVAMCGTCTLRVDGRSVLACQSIVPEAKKSIEIAPMAGFPVVRDLIVDTEPFWEQWKRVTPYMAPKQGLDEPARVHPDSEERKAIDPALDCIQCGACYSSCGVAGLGKTFLGPAALNRAMVLITDSRDALGQERLDVVSSEGGVDRCHLMYGCTNVCPKGLDPARAIRRLRTGRVEDK, encoded by the coding sequence TTGTCCGCCGGTCGCTCGCTAGTTCCTCTGTTCGTGAAACTTCAGAGGACAGAAAAGGACGCCCTGACGTCCTTTCAGGTCGACCGGTTCCCTGCCATGACCGTGCTTGACGTCCTGCTGACAATCCAGCGGGAGCTCGATGCTTCTATCGGATTCCGCTTTTCCTGTCGAGTCGCAATGTGTGGCACCTGCACGCTCCGGGTCGACGGCCGATCAGTGCTCGCCTGTCAGTCCATCGTGCCGGAGGCCAAGAAGAGCATCGAGATCGCGCCGATGGCCGGGTTCCCGGTCGTCCGTGATCTCATCGTGGACACCGAGCCCTTTTGGGAGCAGTGGAAGCGCGTCACCCCCTATATGGCCCCCAAGCAGGGTCTCGACGAGCCAGCCAGGGTGCACCCGGACTCCGAAGAACGGAAGGCGATCGACCCGGCGCTCGACTGCATCCAGTGCGGTGCGTGTTACTCCAGTTGCGGAGTTGCCGGCCTCGGCAAGACGTTTCTAGGGCCTGCAGCTCTGAACCGCGCCATGGTCCTGATCACCGACTCACGCGATGCACTCGGCCAAGAGCGCTTGGACGTTGTCTCCAGCGAGGGCGGGGTCGACCGCTGCCACCTCATGTACGGCTGCACCAACGTGTGCCCGAAGGGACTCGACCCGGCCCGCGCCATTCGTCGCCTTCGGACAGGAAGAGTGGAAGACAAATGA
- a CDS encoding MFS transporter encodes MLEETIDQNVGVHEPEPSSLRRVAISSMMGTVLEWYDYFIFGFAAVLVFGQLFFPQISPVAGTLAALGTFLAGFIARPIGGLLFGHFGDRLGRKTMLIWTIAIMGVGSFLIGILPTYEQWGIWAAVCLVILRFIQGIGLGGEWGGAALMTVECAPVERRGFWGSIVQLGAPGGQALATTVLFGLSYLLPEQAFLSWGWRVPFLLGAALLVLALYIRLKVMESPAFRDMEENGEQVKLPLLEVFKSHRMAVLRTFFIYLGGITVPFYITWIFLVSYATGTLQLDRSAVLLGVTLVNLALLAATIAGGSLSDKLGRRPVCLIGLALLTVLAFPVIAIANLGTVSWVWLAMLLFGLPAWFMWGALPAFFAELFPTQVRYSGLSLGAQGSTILGGMVPMFATAVVPIAGTWPVAALGAGCALVTAVLVYVTHETLGTDLSHVEDPGDR; translated from the coding sequence ATGTTAGAAGAGACGATCGACCAAAATGTAGGGGTGCATGAACCCGAGCCGTCTTCGCTGCGGCGCGTCGCCATCTCGAGCATGATGGGAACAGTGCTGGAGTGGTACGACTACTTCATTTTCGGCTTCGCCGCCGTACTGGTATTTGGACAGCTGTTTTTTCCGCAAATCTCCCCAGTAGCAGGGACACTTGCCGCACTCGGGACCTTCCTTGCGGGCTTCATCGCCCGGCCCATCGGCGGCTTGCTGTTCGGACACTTCGGGGACCGGCTCGGTCGCAAAACAATGCTGATCTGGACTATTGCGATTATGGGGGTTGGGTCGTTTCTCATCGGGATTCTCCCCACGTACGAGCAATGGGGTATTTGGGCGGCAGTCTGCCTGGTCATTCTTCGCTTTATCCAGGGCATCGGCTTGGGCGGCGAGTGGGGCGGCGCGGCTCTCATGACAGTCGAGTGCGCGCCAGTCGAACGCCGCGGCTTCTGGGGCAGCATTGTCCAGCTCGGCGCTCCGGGCGGTCAGGCCCTGGCGACGACCGTCCTGTTCGGCCTCTCTTACCTGCTTCCCGAGCAGGCGTTCCTGTCCTGGGGCTGGCGCGTTCCATTCCTGCTAGGCGCCGCACTGCTGGTTCTCGCCCTCTATATTCGCTTGAAGGTGATGGAGTCGCCCGCGTTTCGGGACATGGAGGAAAACGGCGAGCAAGTGAAGCTGCCGTTGCTCGAGGTGTTCAAGAGCCACCGCATGGCCGTGCTACGCACGTTCTTTATCTACCTCGGCGGCATCACGGTCCCCTTCTACATCACCTGGATCTTCCTGGTGTCATATGCCACGGGCACTCTGCAACTGGACCGGTCAGCGGTACTGCTGGGGGTCACACTCGTCAACTTGGCGCTTCTGGCGGCGACGATTGCCGGCGGCTCCCTGTCGGACAAGTTGGGGCGCCGTCCAGTTTGTCTCATCGGACTGGCGCTCCTCACGGTGCTCGCATTCCCAGTAATTGCGATCGCAAACCTGGGTACGGTCAGCTGGGTGTGGCTGGCGATGCTGCTGTTCGGCCTCCCGGCGTGGTTCATGTGGGGCGCGCTGCCGGCATTCTTCGCCGAGCTGTTCCCGACACAGGTTCGCTACAGCGGCCTGTCGCTGGGCGCCCAAGGATCTACGATCCTCGGTGGCATGGTGCCAATGTTCGCGACCGCAGTGGTGCCCATCGCTGGGACCTGGCCGGTGGCCGCGCTTGGTGCCGGTTGCGCACTGGTGACGGCCGTCCTCGTCTACGTCACGCACGAAACGCTGGGCACAGACCTTTCGCATGTCGAGGACCCGGGCGACAGATAG
- a CDS encoding IclR family transcriptional regulator: MARAAVILRCLVSSPNPLRVSELAELSGLAYTTVHRALGSLRAEGLVEQGGPNGGYLLGPLAALLGQAHAKQISSALDAHVGPHLQILRDESKETASLAVQVGRRWMYSRHVESMQEIRRTPELGRTHPLHAGASGRAFLSCLSKEEAEVFLEGPLEKETGRTMVDHDQLLEEIERVRKHGYALGFEETVSGASGIAAPVRASQGDAVGVLVISGPSMRLTGDRLLALAPLLQRRVAILEQQLSGASDDAR; encoded by the coding sequence GTGGCTCGCGCTGCCGTCATTCTCCGTTGCCTTGTGAGCAGCCCCAATCCCCTGCGTGTCTCCGAACTTGCGGAACTCAGCGGACTGGCTTACACGACTGTACACAGAGCGCTCGGGTCGCTTCGAGCAGAAGGCCTTGTCGAGCAGGGCGGTCCAAACGGCGGATATCTGCTCGGGCCGTTGGCTGCCTTACTAGGCCAAGCGCACGCTAAGCAGATCAGCTCAGCCCTCGATGCGCATGTCGGCCCACACCTACAGATCCTCCGAGACGAATCCAAAGAGACAGCGTCCTTGGCGGTTCAGGTAGGGCGGCGATGGATGTACTCCCGCCATGTGGAAAGCATGCAGGAGATACGACGCACGCCTGAGTTAGGTCGTACTCATCCCCTCCACGCCGGCGCATCAGGGCGTGCCTTTCTCAGCTGCCTCAGTAAAGAAGAGGCAGAGGTGTTCCTCGAAGGTCCATTGGAGAAGGAGACTGGGCGCACCATGGTCGATCATGACCAATTGCTGGAAGAAATCGAACGTGTGCGCAAGCACGGCTACGCATTGGGTTTCGAAGAAACCGTGTCCGGAGCATCGGGTATCGCTGCACCGGTACGAGCTTCTCAGGGCGACGCTGTGGGCGTTCTCGTGATTTCCGGACCATCGATGCGGCTTACAGGCGATAGGCTTCTGGCGCTTGCGCCCCTCCTGCAACGTCGCGTTGCCATCCTCGAGCAGCAACTATCCGGCGCCAGTGATGACGCTCGTTGA